The following proteins come from a genomic window of Aequorivita marisscotiae:
- the paaC gene encoding 1,2-phenylacetyl-CoA epoxidase subunit PaaC, with protein MKDLYYYILTIADNSLILAQRLGELCGHGPSLETDIALTNISLDLLGQTRSYYQYAAKLTGDGKTEDDIAFLRIEREYKNCLLVEQPNTHFGYVIGRQFLFDVYHFMLLEKLQNSPDETLAAIAKKSIKEVSYHKRFSSDWVKRLGDGTEESNQKMQEAIDDLWRFTDELFFMTEAETEMAKKGVGVDVSTFKEKYYEEVSEVLKEATLAIPENKYFTKGGKEGVHTEHMGYILADLQYMQRTYPNMQW; from the coding sequence ATGAAAGATTTATACTATTACATCCTAACAATAGCCGACAATTCCCTAATCCTCGCACAGCGATTGGGCGAACTTTGCGGTCACGGCCCAAGTTTGGAAACCGATATTGCACTTACTAATATTTCGTTGGATTTATTGGGGCAAACGCGAAGTTATTATCAATATGCGGCAAAGCTAACTGGCGACGGAAAAACAGAAGATGATATCGCTTTTCTTCGAATTGAACGCGAATACAAAAATTGTTTGCTCGTTGAACAGCCCAATACACATTTTGGATATGTAATTGGGCGCCAATTCCTGTTTGATGTTTACCATTTTATGTTATTGGAAAAGCTTCAGAATAGCCCAGACGAAACTTTGGCCGCAATTGCTAAAAAAAGTATTAAAGAAGTAAGTTACCACAAACGATTTTCATCAGATTGGGTAAAACGTTTAGGCGACGGAACTGAAGAGAGCAATCAAAAGATGCAGGAAGCAATTGACGATCTGTGGCGATTTACGGATGAACTTTTTTTTATGACAGAAGCAGAAACCGAAATGGCGAAGAAAGGAGTTGGCGTAGATGTTTCCACTTTTAAAGAAAAATATTACGAAGAAGTTTCTGAAGTTTTAAAAGAAGCAACACTGGCAATTCCCGAAAATAAATATTTCACCAAAGGCGGAAAAGAAGGCGTTCACACGGAGCACATGGGCTATATTTTGGCCGATTTGCAATATATGCAGCGCACATATCCAAATATGCAATGGTAA
- a CDS encoding four helix bundle protein: MKSYNLDNRFEDFAASIVVIFKMPPKSYAADYLAKQLIRSACSSALNFGEFEGAGSDKDRANKLRITLKELRESLRNINIQIKAILINSNNIAAIRNENDELIRIVVSLLKKYS; this comes from the coding sequence ATGAAAAGTTATAATTTAGACAATCGGTTTGAAGATTTCGCCGCTTCGATTGTTGTAATTTTTAAGATGCCACCAAAATCCTATGCTGCCGATTATCTCGCTAAACAACTTATAAGATCTGCCTGTTCATCTGCTTTAAATTTCGGAGAATTTGAAGGCGCAGGTTCGGATAAAGATAGAGCTAATAAATTAAGGATTACATTAAAAGAATTACGAGAGTCACTGAGAAATATTAATATTCAAATTAAAGCGATTCTCATTAATTCTAATAATATTGCAGCAATAAGAAATGAAAATGACGAACTTATAAGAATTGTTGTTTCACTTCTCAAAAAATATAGCTAA
- the paaB gene encoding 1,2-phenylacetyl-CoA epoxidase subunit PaaB, which translates to MSEKKNWPLWEIFVRSKNGLEHRHFGSLHAADAEMALENARDVYTRRNEGVSIWVVESKNITASNPDHNGEMFEPAQDKIYRHPTFYDLPDEVKHM; encoded by the coding sequence ATGTCTGAAAAGAAAAACTGGCCCCTTTGGGAAATATTTGTCCGCAGTAAAAACGGACTGGAGCACCGTCACTTCGGAAGCCTTCACGCTGCCGACGCCGAAATGGCTCTGGAAAACGCCCGCGATGTTTACACACGTAGAAATGAAGGTGTAAGTATTTGGGTGGTGGAAAGCAAAAACATTACCGCTTCCAATCCAGATCACAATGGCGAAATGTTTGAGCCCGCACAGGATAAAATTTACCGCCATCCCACCTTTTATGATTTGCCGGATGAGGTGAAGCATATGTAG
- the paaA gene encoding 1,2-phenylacetyl-CoA epoxidase subunit PaaA: MSEKEIMNLEEIFEARIARDEKIEPKDWMPEKYRQTHIRQISQHAHSEIVGMLPEGNWITRAPTLRRKAALLAKVQDEAGHGLYLYSACETLGISREEMYEQLHSGKAKYSSIFNYPTITWADMGAIGWLVDGAAIINQVPLCNTSFGPYARAMVRVCKEESFHQRQGYEIMLTLCRGTEEQKAMAQDALNRWWWPSLMMLGPTDAESVHTEQSMKWKLKRKSNDELRQQFIDQTVPQADILGITIPDPDLKWNKETGHYDFGEIDWDEFWQVVKGHGPCNKERMSARVNAWNNGEWVRDAAMAHAEKKEKRKIAKAS, from the coding sequence ATGAGTGAAAAAGAAATAATGAATTTAGAAGAAATTTTCGAAGCCCGCATTGCACGCGATGAAAAGATAGAGCCAAAAGATTGGATGCCGGAGAAATACCGCCAAACACATATTCGGCAAATAAGCCAGCACGCACATTCAGAAATAGTTGGGATGCTGCCCGAAGGAAATTGGATAACCCGCGCCCCAACTCTTAGACGAAAAGCTGCTTTGCTTGCAAAAGTTCAAGATGAAGCTGGCCACGGATTGTATCTGTATTCCGCTTGCGAAACCTTGGGGATTTCACGCGAGGAAATGTACGAGCAATTGCACTCCGGAAAGGCTAAATATTCTTCCATTTTCAACTATCCCACAATTACTTGGGCAGATATGGGTGCCATTGGTTGGTTGGTTGACGGTGCTGCAATTATAAATCAGGTGCCGCTTTGCAACACTTCATTTGGACCGTACGCTAGAGCAATGGTTCGCGTTTGTAAAGAAGAAAGTTTCCACCAGCGCCAAGGATATGAAATTATGCTCACCCTTTGCCGCGGCACTGAAGAGCAAAAAGCAATGGCGCAAGATGCGCTCAACCGTTGGTGGTGGCCAAGTTTAATGATGTTAGGCCCGACAGATGCAGAATCAGTACATACAGAGCAATCCATGAAATGGAAGCTGAAACGCAAAAGTAATGACGAATTGCGCCAACAGTTTATAGACCAAACGGTACCGCAAGCCGATATTCTCGGAATTACCATTCCCGATCCCGATTTAAAATGGAACAAAGAAACTGGCCATTACGACTTTGGTGAAATTGATTGGGATGAATTCTGGCAAGTTGTAAAAGGCCACGGACCCTGCAATAAAGAAAGAATGAGCGCCAGAGTGAATGCTTGGAACAATGGCGAATGGGTGCGCGACGCCGCAATGGCACACGCCGAAAAAAAAGAAAAAAGAAAAATAGCAAAAGCAAGTTGA
- a CDS encoding 2Fe-2S iron-sulfur cluster-binding protein, translating into MAKFHRIKVKDIYKETDDCSVITFDVPDKLVEEFHFRQGQHLTLKADINGEDTRRSYSLCSSPIDKEWKVAVKTIPEGRFSTFVNSTLKAGDTLELMEPSGMFGVEIEPEKAKNYLFFAAGSGITPVLSMIKTHLALEPNATCKLFYVNRTAKSIIFKEALEQLRNQYFGRLEIYYFLTKERRDIDLFNGRFDDEKMQVLTKTFIDIPDTSEVFLCGPEEMVSYVSNYLIEAGLPKELIHFELFVTGLTEEDKKRAERLAQQNVEGVEVTIVDAGKEFQFTMTKDFDNILDAALAAGADLPFACKGGVCSTCKCQILEGEVEMKINYALEEKEVAQNYVLSCQAVPTSEKVKVDFDV; encoded by the coding sequence GTGGCAAAATTTCATAGAATAAAAGTAAAGGACATTTATAAAGAAACTGACGATTGTTCGGTTATAACCTTTGATGTGCCGGATAAATTGGTTGAAGAATTCCACTTCCGCCAAGGGCAGCATTTAACCTTAAAAGCAGATATTAATGGCGAAGATACCCGCCGTTCGTACAGTTTGTGTTCCAGCCCCATTGATAAGGAATGGAAGGTTGCCGTGAAAACAATTCCGGAAGGCAGATTTTCAACGTTTGTAAATTCAACCTTAAAAGCTGGCGATACTTTGGAATTAATGGAGCCCAGCGGAATGTTTGGTGTGGAAATTGAACCGGAAAAAGCTAAAAACTATTTGTTTTTCGCCGCCGGAAGTGGAATTACGCCCGTACTTTCTATGATTAAAACACATTTGGCACTGGAGCCCAACGCAACTTGCAAACTGTTTTATGTGAATAGGACAGCAAAATCCATTATCTTTAAAGAAGCTTTGGAGCAGTTGCGGAACCAGTACTTTGGAAGATTGGAAATTTATTATTTTCTCACCAAAGAGCGTCGCGATATAGATCTTTTCAACGGCAGATTTGATGACGAAAAAATGCAGGTTTTAACCAAAACGTTTATCGACATTCCCGATACCAGCGAAGTGTTTTTGTGCGGACCCGAAGAAATGGTGAGCTACGTAAGCAATTATTTAATTGAAGCAGGTTTGCCGAAAGAATTGATTCATTTTGAATTATTTGTAACTGGTCTAACCGAAGAAGATAAAAAACGTGCCGAACGTTTGGCGCAACAAAATGTAGAAGGGGTTGAAGTAACCATTGTAGATGCCGGAAAGGAATTTCAATTTACAATGACAAAAGATTTTGACAATATACTCGATGCGGCTTTGGCCGCGGGTGCAGATTTACCATTTGCCTGTAAGGGCGGAGTTTGCAGCACCTGTAAATGCCAGATTTTGGAAGGCGAAGTAGAGATGAAAATAAATTACGCATTGGAAGAAAAGGAGGTAGCGCAAAATTATGTTTTAAGTTGCCAGGCCGTTCCTACTTCCGAAAAAGTAAAAGTAGATTTTGATGTATAA
- a CDS encoding aromatic amino acid hydroxylase — translation MEYKIETNELLDRLPPHLKQYIKPQNYEQYTPINQAVWRYVMRKNVDYLTKVAHESYVEGLKKTGISIDEIPSMYGMNRILKEIGWAAVAVDGFIPPNAFMEFQAYKVLVIASDIRQLENIEYTPAPDIIHEGAGHAPIIASPDYAEYLRRFGEIGAKAISSAHDIDMYEAVRELSILKESPVPPPSHLPKGGGAITDSQKKHWQKIEAAEARVEVLQNKKVKPSEISLIRNLHWWTVEYGLVGTVENPKIYGAGLLSSIGESVWCMQDEVKKIPYSIDAAYQDFDITKPQPQLYVTPDFAYLQEVLEEFANTMAVRKGGWRGLKKLIKSKQLGTIEISTGLQISGHFSRMIKNEDNEVVYFETEGETALSYREKEVIGHGISRHTNGFRSPLGKLKGINLAIENMGPRDLQAYNFYDGKPIEFEFESGITVKGLNVTGMRNLRGELMLIQFTDCTVTYKDEVLFSPDMGDFDMAVGKEIVSAFAGAADYNSFNLVTHTAKSETIRPQLSEREKELNSLYKEVRGIRNAEEIDSTKLQQVFKVLEDFHTTDWLLPLEIYELVAANNSDFSKEVLNYLLNLKIERPKVAHLIEGGLELIDIKSVKIKAVAE, via the coding sequence ATGGAATACAAAATTGAAACCAACGAATTGTTGGACCGTTTACCACCGCATTTAAAACAATATATAAAACCACAAAACTATGAGCAATACACGCCCATTAATCAAGCTGTATGGCGTTATGTAATGCGAAAAAACGTAGATTATCTTACCAAAGTTGCGCACGAAAGTTATGTTGAAGGTTTAAAAAAAACCGGTATTTCCATAGATGAAATTCCCTCTATGTACGGGATGAACCGTATTTTAAAAGAAATTGGCTGGGCCGCAGTTGCGGTTGACGGGTTTATACCGCCGAATGCTTTTATGGAATTTCAGGCTTATAAAGTGCTTGTGATTGCCAGCGATATCCGCCAACTTGAAAACATAGAATACACCCCAGCGCCCGATATTATTCACGAAGGGGCGGGACACGCTCCTATTATTGCAAGTCCGGACTATGCCGAATATCTTCGCCGCTTTGGGGAAATTGGCGCAAAAGCAATTTCTAGCGCACACGATATTGATATGTATGAAGCCGTTCGCGAGCTTTCCATTTTAAAGGAAAGCCCTGTCCCACCCCCCAGCCACCTCCCTAAGGGAGGGGGAGCCATAACGGATTCACAAAAAAAACATTGGCAAAAAATTGAAGCCGCGGAAGCACGAGTTGAAGTACTTCAAAATAAAAAAGTGAAACCATCAGAAATTTCTCTGATTCGAAATCTACATTGGTGGACCGTGGAATACGGTTTGGTGGGCACGGTTGAAAATCCGAAGATTTATGGCGCCGGATTGCTTTCTTCCATTGGCGAAAGCGTTTGGTGCATGCAGGATGAGGTGAAGAAAATTCCGTATTCCATTGACGCTGCCTACCAAGATTTCGACATCACAAAACCGCAGCCGCAATTGTATGTAACGCCAGATTTTGCGTATTTGCAGGAGGTTTTGGAAGAATTCGCAAACACCATGGCCGTTCGGAAAGGCGGTTGGCGTGGGTTGAAAAAGTTGATAAAATCGAAACAGCTCGGGACTATTGAAATTAGTACCGGACTTCAAATTAGCGGTCATTTTTCACGAATGATAAAAAACGAGGATAACGAGGTTGTTTATTTTGAAACCGAAGGCGAAACAGCACTCTCTTACCGTGAAAAAGAAGTGATTGGCCACGGCATAAGCCGTCATACCAACGGCTTCCGTTCGCCTTTGGGGAAATTGAAAGGAATAAATCTCGCCATTGAAAATATGGGCCCGCGCGATTTGCAAGCGTATAATTTTTACGACGGAAAACCCATTGAATTTGAATTTGAAAGTGGAATAACCGTAAAAGGCTTGAATGTTACCGGAATGCGAAATCTACGAGGCGAATTGATGTTGATTCAATTTACGGATTGCACGGTTACCTATAAAGATGAAGTATTGTTTTCTCCAGATATGGGCGATTTTGATATGGCCGTGGGCAAGGAAATAGTTTCGGCATTTGCTGGGGCGGCAGATTATAATTCGTTTAATTTGGTAACGCACACTGCCAAAAGCGAGACCATCCGACCACAACTTTCTGAAAGAGAAAAAGAATTAAACTCTCTCTATAAAGAGGTTCGGGGAATACGTAATGCTGAAGAAATTGATTCGACAAAACTTCAGCAAGTCTTTAAAGTTTTAGAAGATTTTCATACAACGGATTGGCTGTTGCCACTCGAAATTTATGAATTGGTAGCGGCTAACAACTCAGATTTTTCAAAAGAAGTACTGAATTATCTTTTGAATTTGAAAATAGAAAGACCAAAAGTTGCGCATTTAATTGAAGGTGGGTTAGAACTTATTGATATAAAAAGTGTAAAGATTAAAGCAGTTGCGGAATAA
- a CDS encoding rhodanese-like domain-containing protein codes for MGLFDFLFGNKKRKIQEFKSRGAIIVDVRSKGEYDSGAIPGSKNIPLPSISSKMKEIKKWNKPVICCCASGMRSASAAGILKSNGIEAMNGGGWFSLSKKL; via the coding sequence ATGGGACTATTTGATTTTTTATTCGGAAACAAAAAACGAAAAATACAAGAATTTAAAAGTAGAGGCGCCATTATTGTTGACGTACGCAGTAAAGGAGAATACGATAGCGGTGCAATTCCGGGTTCCAAAAACATTCCATTACCAAGCATTTCTTCAAAAATGAAAGAAATTAAAAAGTGGAACAAACCCGTAATTTGTTGCTGCGCTAGTGGTATGCGCAGTGCTAGTGCCGCTGGCATTTTAAAGAGCAACGGGATAGAGGCGATGAACGGCGGCGGATGGTTTAGTTTGAGCAAGAAACTATAG
- a CDS encoding thermonuclease family protein: MYQYRAKIIKVYDGDTVTAMVDLGFYHFQQMKFRLYGIDTPELRGEERERGLVVRDIVRSMILDKEVIINSYKDKQEKYGRYLANIIIGDIDLNKWLVDNGHAKEYML, translated from the coding sequence ATGTATCAATACAGAGCAAAAATCATTAAAGTTTACGACGGCGACACCGTAACTGCTATGGTGGATTTAGGATTTTACCACTTTCAGCAAATGAAATTTAGGCTTTACGGAATAGACACTCCCGAATTGCGCGGTGAAGAAAGAGAGCGTGGTTTAGTTGTGCGCGACATTGTTCGTTCAATGATTCTGGATAAAGAAGTTATAATTAATTCGTATAAAGATAAGCAGGAAAAATACGGCCGCTACCTTGCCAATATTATTATTGGCGATATAGATTTAAATAAGTGGTTGGTAGATAACGGGCATGCAAAAGAATATATGCTATAG
- a CDS encoding DUF4230 domain-containing protein codes for MRNIFLGIIIAFVIVFGLRYCENKKENREILEANTALIQKELKNVGKLIVTEGSYAQVFSYRDSKDLFYGLTYANKRALVVVNAKATIAYDLSKVKTEIDETTKTVTITNIPEPELSINPNIQYYDVTQDYLNQFTASDYNKIKSRIENSLRKKIEASELRTNAENRLISELQKIYILTNSMGWTLKYNSTVVETEAELQKLKL; via the coding sequence ATGAGAAATATTTTCCTCGGAATTATAATTGCCTTCGTTATCGTTTTCGGCCTTCGTTATTGTGAAAACAAAAAAGAAAACCGCGAAATTCTTGAAGCCAATACAGCGCTCATTCAAAAGGAATTAAAAAATGTGGGAAAACTGATTGTTACCGAAGGCAGCTACGCACAAGTTTTTAGTTATCGAGACAGCAAGGATTTGTTTTACGGACTTACCTATGCCAATAAACGGGCTTTGGTTGTGGTTAATGCAAAAGCTACGATTGCGTATGATTTAAGTAAAGTTAAAACGGAAATAGATGAAACCACAAAAACCGTAACCATTACAAACATTCCCGAGCCCGAGCTTTCCATAAACCCAAATATTCAATATTACGATGTTACGCAGGATTATTTAAACCAGTTCACCGCATCAGATTATAATAAAATTAAAAGTCGGATTGAAAATTCGCTTCGCAAAAAAATTGAAGCTTCAGAATTGCGAACGAATGCTGAAAACAGATTGATTTCCGAACTTCAGAAAATTTATATATTAACCAACTCGATGGGCTGGACGTTAAAATACAATTCCACAGTAGTGGAAACCGAAGCCGAACTTCAAAAGCTGAAACTATAG
- a CDS encoding caspase family protein gives MKKLFTIFILLLIVLNLQAQDSRIAIQSAHSGYVTKMLFDNPRNLVISYGSFDDKTLKFWDKTTGILLKTIDIPEHARDLTLDDISGKTYVATKNEFIVYDNTTLNEVKRFPSKEEIQNVAFRKADNLVYYLTGDFDDIALNTFNPVTGAMQKTDGATFPNPQAGGMEFLGNDEYIWFKSGTRNHQFYEINSKSYGELYVPPSAFFKNLDQIYTVVVDETHLKVIRFSATTSQPLWEKIVVVEKNTNRALKNFTGNIAISEESNSLWVSYLKTPIIELNAATGEVKGVIYNNLNKGKLIADKDFVYVYENDEWFGQGNYKKYKRYSNNPVAHFGSEVLNSQNIIFSETDNAVSLFTSDINGKIHSLLSNNATTQLTKYDPNYTSKYSLYGDISVNKEGNLAYYITRNDTEGIKQFVPGIKDSFTTLTTDFDKSSNTAHFNPNSKLLGYVKQNTLYILDVESKQQLAEIPFTNVRKAEQAYLDISPNGKGVAVGLSDEIVFDHEYIDRLDYFNLETKKLAWSKPNSYRTMYHIKDGEQLLAINLNTKTADIFNTATGQLVKSFPIPQADYNAEFAINPSKTKLIFFNKEMGTKIYNITTGKLENESKNFKDLYYAGVAFVNDNVYAQASDGSIKFFNVNSANEILRLILFLDGEWIAHTPEGLFEGSQNAWNRVAFVRGRETIPLDQVFDKFYTPRLLFSTLQGEKINKPTIDIDKIKNPPLVTIMYSEGARNLTVEDAVAVVKTENPSAKITVEGFAKGDKISEVRLYHNNKLVSNNTRNLTVEDDAPAATKKVFNLTLLEGENSFRAVALNSQNTESAPQEISVEYIPKKEEIIKPAGIQLHLMVVGIDNYKNPKYNLNYAVADANGFKSAVDAGMKTITSNVNNYYIKDSEANKDKILQTFKEISSKANPQDVFIFYYAGHGMMTSDENKTFYLVPHDVTQIYGADESIAQKGISAELLKELSAAIPAQKQLYILDACQSGGALTTISSRGAAEEKAIAQLARSTGTHWLTASGSEQFATEFDELGHGVFTYVLLQALSGKADSGDGRITVNELKAYLESQVPEVSGKYRGSAQYPASFGFGQDFPVGVKN, from the coding sequence ATGAAAAAGCTATTTACAATATTTATCCTTCTTCTCATTGTGCTAAATCTGCAAGCACAGGATTCGCGCATCGCTATACAATCTGCTCACAGCGGTTATGTAACCAAAATGCTTTTTGACAATCCTCGAAACCTTGTTATTAGTTATGGAAGTTTTGACGATAAAACCTTAAAGTTTTGGGACAAAACAACGGGTATCTTACTAAAAACCATTGATATTCCTGAGCACGCGAGAGATTTAACTTTGGATGATATTTCAGGAAAAACATACGTGGCTACAAAAAATGAATTTATTGTTTACGACAATACAACTTTAAATGAAGTAAAACGATTTCCTTCAAAGGAAGAAATTCAAAACGTAGCATTTCGGAAGGCAGATAATTTGGTGTATTACCTAACAGGAGATTTTGATGATATTGCATTGAATACATTCAATCCAGTTACAGGCGCAATGCAAAAAACAGATGGCGCAACGTTTCCTAATCCACAAGCGGGTGGAATGGAATTTTTGGGTAACGACGAATATATCTGGTTTAAAAGCGGTACCCGAAATCATCAATTTTACGAAATAAATAGTAAGAGCTATGGCGAATTATACGTGCCGCCAAGTGCATTTTTTAAAAATCTGGATCAGATTTATACGGTTGTGGTTGATGAAACACATCTAAAAGTAATTCGATTTAGTGCCACTACTTCGCAACCGCTTTGGGAAAAAATAGTAGTGGTTGAAAAAAATACAAACCGTGCCCTTAAAAATTTTACGGGCAATATTGCAATTTCCGAAGAAAGCAATAGTCTTTGGGTTTCCTATTTAAAAACGCCTATCATTGAACTTAATGCGGCTACTGGAGAAGTAAAAGGTGTAATTTACAATAACCTGAACAAAGGAAAACTTATAGCGGATAAGGATTTTGTGTATGTTTATGAAAACGACGAATGGTTTGGTCAAGGAAATTATAAAAAATACAAACGCTATTCCAACAATCCGGTGGCGCATTTTGGGTCTGAAGTGCTAAATTCGCAGAACATTATTTTTTCAGAAACAGATAATGCCGTTAGTTTGTTTACTTCAGACATTAACGGAAAAATTCACTCTTTGTTAAGTAATAACGCCACCACTCAACTAACCAAATACGATCCTAATTACACTTCTAAATACTCGCTGTATGGCGACATATCGGTTAATAAAGAAGGCAATCTTGCATACTACATTACCCGAAATGATACCGAAGGAATTAAGCAATTTGTACCTGGAATAAAAGATAGTTTTACAACACTTACTACAGATTTTGATAAGAGTTCAAATACAGCACATTTCAACCCAAACAGTAAATTATTAGGATATGTAAAACAAAATACCTTGTATATTCTTGATGTTGAAAGTAAGCAGCAGCTAGCAGAAATTCCTTTCACAAATGTTCGAAAAGCCGAACAGGCGTATTTAGATATATCGCCCAACGGAAAGGGTGTAGCCGTTGGTTTAAGCGACGAAATTGTTTTTGATCATGAATATATAGATAGGCTGGATTACTTTAATCTGGAAACAAAAAAGCTTGCGTGGAGCAAACCCAATAGCTATCGGACTATGTATCATATAAAGGATGGCGAACAATTATTAGCAATAAACCTCAATACAAAAACCGCCGATATTTTTAATACTGCTACTGGTCAATTAGTAAAAAGTTTTCCAATTCCGCAGGCGGATTATAACGCAGAGTTTGCCATCAATCCCAGTAAAACCAAATTAATTTTTTTTAATAAGGAAATGGGCACCAAAATTTACAATATAACTACAGGTAAATTAGAAAACGAAAGTAAAAATTTTAAAGATCTTTATTATGCGGGTGTGGCGTTTGTAAACGATAATGTTTACGCCCAAGCATCTGATGGTTCTATTAAATTTTTCAACGTAAATAGCGCCAATGAAATATTAAGATTGATACTTTTTTTAGACGGAGAGTGGATTGCGCATACCCCCGAAGGATTGTTTGAAGGTTCACAAAACGCTTGGAATAGAGTTGCGTTTGTACGAGGTCGCGAAACTATTCCTCTAGACCAAGTGTTTGATAAATTTTATACACCAAGGCTTTTGTTTAGCACGCTGCAAGGTGAAAAAATTAACAAACCCACTATAGATATTGATAAAATTAAGAATCCGCCACTGGTTACGATAATGTATTCTGAAGGTGCACGGAACCTAACAGTTGAAGATGCAGTAGCAGTGGTAAAAACTGAAAATCCTTCGGCTAAAATTACGGTTGAAGGTTTTGCAAAAGGCGATAAAATTTCGGAGGTAAGATTGTATCACAACAATAAATTGGTTTCAAACAATACTCGAAATCTCACAGTTGAAGACGATGCTCCCGCAGCGACAAAAAAAGTTTTTAACCTTACTTTATTGGAAGGTGAAAACAGCTTTCGTGCCGTTGCTTTAAACAGTCAGAATACCGAAAGTGCCCCGCAGGAAATTTCGGTAGAATATATTCCAAAAAAGGAGGAAATTATAAAACCCGCCGGAATCCAACTGCATTTAATGGTTGTGGGAATTGACAATTACAAAAACCCAAAGTACAACCTAAATTATGCTGTTGCGGATGCCAATGGTTTTAAAAGTGCTGTGGACGCAGGAATGAAAACCATTACTAGCAACGTAAATAATTATTACATTAAAGACAGCGAAGCCAATAAAGATAAGATTTTGCAGACGTTTAAAGAAATTTCTTCAAAAGCAAATCCGCAAGACGTTTTCATTTTCTATTACGCCGGCCACGGAATGATGACAAGCGATGAAAATAAAACCTTTTATTTAGTCCCACACGACGTGACACAGATTTATGGAGCCGATGAATCTATTGCCCAAAAAGGAATTTCAGCAGAACTTTTAAAAGAACTTTCAGCGGCAATCCCTGCACAAAAACAACTTTATATTTTGGATGCTTGCCAAAGTGGCGGCGCATTAACTACAATTTCTTCAAGAGGGGCGGCAGAAGAAAAAGCAATTGCACAACTTGCGCGAAGTACCGGTACTCACTGGCTAACGGCAAGTGGCAGCGAACAATTTGCCACCGAATTTGATGAACTTGGCCACGGAGTTTTTACCTATGTTTTACTACAAGCCCTAAGTGGAAAAGCAGATAGTGGCGATGGCAGAATAACTGTAAACGAATTGAAAGCATACTTAGAAAGTCAAGTGCCGGAAGTTTCGGGAAAGTATAGAGGTAGTGCACAATATCCTGCCAGTTTTGGTTTTGGGCAAGATTTTCCTGTTGGGGTTAAAAATTGA